The following is a genomic window from Vicinamibacterales bacterium.
AAACCTAATGGATAAACCCCCTGTGATGATCCTTTGTGGCGGTTTGGGAACTCGGCTCCACGAGGAAAGCGACGTTAAACCGAAACCCATGGTGATGATTGGTAACCGGCCGATTCTGTGGCACATCATGAAAATGTATGCGGCACACGGCTTAACGGAGTTCATCGTGTGTCTCGGGTATAAGGGCCATGTCATCAAGAACTACTTCATGAACTATAAGACCTATAGCGCCGACTTCACGGTCGATCTCCGAGAACCAGAGCGTATTGAGTACCACAATCATCCGATCGAAGAAGATTGGCGGGTGACTCTAGTCGAGACGGGTGAGCACAGTCAGACTGGTGCTCGGATACGGCGTGCAGGACGGGAATACGTGAAGAGCGATTGTTTCTTGGTGACCTACGGTGATGGCCTAGGTAACGTTAACATTGATGAGCTCCTGGCCTTTCACCGCTCTCACGGGAAAATCGGTACGGTGACAGGCGTGCGCCCACCAGGGCGTTTTGGTGAAATGTGTGCCGGTAATGACAACCAAGTGTACGAGTTCAACGAGAAACCGCAGGTCAGCGATGGCCTGATCAACGGAGGTTTTCTGGTATTTCAGCGCGAATTTCTTGACCGCTATCTGAGGGATCGGGACGATGAAGTTCTGGAGCAGGAGCCGTTGAAGCGACTGGCAAGCGATGGGCAATTAATGGTCTACAGACACGATGGTTTCTGGCAGCCGATGGACACCTACCGTGAGGTGAAAATCCTGAATGAGTTGTGGGCAAGTGGTAAAGCACCGTGGAGTATCTGGACATGAACTCGGTTGGAGCGTGGCATCGTCGTCGTGTCTTGGTCACCGGCTGCACCGGTCTCTTGGGCTCGTGGCTTACCCGATGGTTGGTCGATCAGCAAGCTGATGTCGTTGGGCTCGTGCGTGATCACGCGCCCCAGTCAAATTTCTACCGCCTTGGTCTCGACCGCGAAGTCAGAGTTGTACACGGAGCCTTGGAAGATCATCCTCTCCTTGAACGCTCGCTTAACGAATACGAAATTGAAGTCGTTTTCCATCTCGGTGCACAGACGATCGTTGGTATTGCCAACGAGAATCCTCTGTCGACCTTCAGTGCGAACATTCAGGGCACCTGGAATGTGCTTGAGGCCGCTCGCCGGCGAAAAGGCATTTGTGCTGTTGTCGTTGCCTCCAGTGACAAGGCCTACGGGGCTCAGGCTGAGCTGCCGTATCGAGAGGATGCACCACTTATAGGTCGGCATCCGTATGATGCTTCGAAGAGTTGTGCCGATCTTATCGCGCAGATGTACTGGCATACGTATCGCCTGCCAGTGGCCATTACCCGTTGCGGCAACTTTTACGGGGGTGGCGATCTTAATTTTAACCGCATCGTGCCGGGCACGATCCGGTCACTGTTCGACGGCCAGCGTCCTATCGTTCGCAGCGATGGGACGCTCCGCCGCGACTACGTCTACATTAAAGAGGCCGTGAGTGCTTATGTGCTGCTCGCAGAACGATTAATGGAAGGGGAGGCGGGCGGTGAGGGCTACAACTTTAGCCATGGACAACCGCTTCGCGTCCTTGAGTTGGTCGACGTCATCACTCGTGTAATGGGACATACTGACCTAACACCGGTGGTGTTAAACGAGGCCACGAATGAAATTCCCGACCAGTTCCTTGATGCGAGTAAGGCCGCTGCGGACCTCGGTTGGACACCGCGCTATCGGTTGGAGGATGGACTGCAGGAGACGGTAGTGTGGTACAAGGAGTTCTTTAAAGCGCAACGCGATGCGCGAACACTGGACGAGTAAACGTGGGTGCAATCGATCTAAATGGGCACTTGGCGGTTAGCACTGAGGGTTTTTACTGCGTCTATAGTGAGATTGGTTGTGGTGCATTGGAGTCCTCTAGCGGAACGAGACAGTCTGCTGGCGACCGTGGGCTATTTGGCCGACACTACGTAGAGACACCGGCTCCTGCCTTTTCGCGGTTGCAAGCAGGGATGTGTGCGAGATTTAGCGTTTAACTGGAGGGCTGACTCGACTTTGTCATCCTCACAGTGGTGAGTGTTACTGGAATAGGAATAGCCTATGGCCCTTATTGACGATCGCGGACGTTTGTTTGGTCGAATCAATCTGATTGATATAGCCGCAGCTCTCGTAATACTTCTGTTAATTCCTTTAGGTTACGGTGCCTATCAACTCTTTCGCACGCCCCCGCCGGAGATCCTAACGATTGAGCCGGGAACATTGACTCAGGGTAGTGATCTCAGAGTCATCATGGAGGGCAGGTATCTCCAACCGTTCTTGAGAGCCGTCGTCGGTTCTCTTGAGGCCGAACTACTTGTCGTAACTCCGACTCGGGCCGAAATCAAACTGCCAGAGAATCTCGGGCCAGGGTCGCACGACCTCATTTTGTTCGATGTGGCCCGGGAAGTCGCCCGTCATCCTGCGGCCGTTACCATTGAGGCGCCCCTTAGGGGGGAGTCGCTACCCCTGCCGCTTCCGCCTCCAACCCTGATGCAGATGCGCGTGCTCGGCGCCTTTACCGGTTTGGACCGTGAACGCACTGCAATGCCCGTAAGGGCTGAAACGTTTGGGGCGGAGGGGGAGATCGGTGCTGGAGAGATTCTTGCTGTCGCCCCAGCGGAACGAGAGGCTATGGAGCTGGGCGGATTCCCTCCCCTTGCGCGAAGTGATGGTGACACAGTGCGAGTTGTTGCCGTGGTTCGTGTCTGGTGTGAACTCATTGGTATTGACTGTCGGGTTGGCGGCACCAACGTGGTGCCTGGCGAATCCCTCGGTATCGTGAGGGGAGACGACGAGCGTGCTCGGTTCGAGGTCATGGAGCTCTATCTTCCTTCGACCGAGTTACAGACTGAAGTGACCGTTATGGGTGCGTTCGTCGGACTTGACGACGTGCAAGCCGACCGGATATCAGGCTTAGGCGAGTCGAGTGAGGTGTCCTCAGATTCCTGGAGTCGTGTCCTGTCTCTCGGGCGACTGGAACCAGAGAACATCCAACTGACGGGAGGGGTGCGTGCAGGAACCACGGGGAAGAATCGCATTCCTGCGTTGGTCTCCATCCACTGTGCGATTGTGGACCAACAATGCTGGCTGGGAAGTCAAGTGGTCGGTCCTGGTGAAAGACTTGCCATTCCCACTGGCGAAGGAATCGTCTGGTTTGAGGTCACCGAACTCTATCCGGCGGCCATGACAGACTTCCCACCACCTCCACCGGTGTTGGAGATTCGCGTACTGGGCGCCTTCACTGGTTTGGACCCTGCAGATCCTGCAACGCCTGAGAGGTCTGAAACATTTGGGACGGAGGGGGAGGTCGGGTCTGGAGAAATAATTGCCGTGGCCCCGGTGGAGCGAGAGGCTCTGGATCTAGCCGGGGTTCCTTCGGTCGCGCGTGGTGACCTTGACACGGTCCGTGTCGTTGCCTTGGTTCGTGTTCGGTGTGCGCTCGTTGACAATGATTGCAGGGTTGGAGGTGCCTTGGTGGCACCTGGAACGGCCCTCGATATCGTGAGGGGAAACGAGAGCTTCTCGTTCAGGGTGATGGAACTCTACCGTTCGCCGATCGAGTTACAAGCCGAAGTCACCGTCATGGGGGCGTTCGTCGGACTGGACGACGCGCGAGCCGACCGGATATCAGGCTTAGACGAGTCGAGTGATGCAGCCTCGGATTCCTGGGGTCGGGTCCTGTCGCTCGGGCGACCGGAACCAGAGAATCTGGAGTTGACGGGGGGAGTGCGCGCGGGAATTACGGGGAAGCACCGTGTCCGCGGGCTGGTCGCCATCCGTTGTGCGATTGTTGGCCATGAGTGCTGGCGAGGGAACAAGGTGGTCGGTCCTGGTGAAAGACTCGCTCTTCCCACTAGTGAGGGAATCGTCTGGTTCGACGTGACTGAGAACTACCCGGCCGCCAACGACCGATTAGTGGAGCTCAAGGTATCAGGAGCCTTTGTTGGTCTTGAGAGGGAGCAAGCCCAGAAGCTGGGAACGATGACCCTCTCCGACCAGCCGAACCACCCTTGGGGCAAGATTTTAGGCGTAGCCCCGCCAGTACCGGAGACTGTCGAGCTTAGTGAGGACTCTGGCGTGTTCAGTGCCGGTACAACGGGTAAGTTCAAGGTCGAGGCGTTGGTCGCTGTTCGGTGCTTGGTTTCTGGGACCGAATGTCGATTAGGGAGCACCTTAATCGGACCCGAGGCCATGCTCTCGATTCCGACCTCTGAGGGTCTGCTTCTGTTTGATGCGACTGAGATTCAACCCGCAGAAACTACTCTTGTAGATATCACGGTTCGCAGTGCAACCGACCGAACGATTCTGTCGCTGCTGCGAAACGGGCTTTCGATGGAACAGGCTGAGGCACAGCAAGGTCGCCAAACACCATCTGGAGTCACGCTTTTTGCCGTGGGCGAGATTGAAGAGGAGACCACTCTTCGGACTAGTTACGGCGCTTACAGCTGGGAGCAGCCGGGCGTAGTCGTCTCGGTGATCCTTCGTGTGCCTGCTCACCAAACCGTTTCCGGATGGCAGTATGGCCTCGGAAGCGATACTTTTGTTCCCTTGAGAGCCGGCGAAATGTTCCGCTATACGCGGCCCTCATATGTGCTTGCTGGCGTCATCACCAGTGTTGAGGTGGCGTCGGTAGACCAGGGGAATACCGGCAGGTAGGGGTGAGCACAGTGAAACCATCATTTCGGCAGGTCTGGCTCGCCAGTATCTTCGGGAAATGGATGAATGACATTGCTCGTCTGCTTGGGCGTGGAACGTCACCGGAGAGTAGTCGTGTGTTGCGCTCCGTAACCGCTTCCCAGGACCGCCAAAGATTGGAACGGATTCAGCAGCTGGTTCAGAACAGTCGGCTCGGGCGTTTCATAAATCGGAGTCTCCTCCGTTTAGGTGGAGCGTGGAGGAACGCCGCCATCATTCGGGTTGTGAGTTCACAGAAAGGTCGGATGTTGGCGTTGGCCCCTGCCCGTCGCTCACGTCTCATAGGCTGGATGCTATTTGTAATCGTGTTGACGCACTTCGCCCTTTCTATGGACCCAGCTCGCGAAGCTAGAACGCACCCAGTAATTTTGGGTGGAGTGCTTGCTCTCTCCGTTGTGCTCATGTTTGCTGGCGATGCTCTGACGAGAGCTTGGGCTAGTCGGAGCGCCAAGCGCCGGATCAATTCGTGACCTGGTGTTTTTTTCAGACGCAATCTTGAGGGTGATTCCTTAGTTTCCCCATGTCCGTGTCACAACCCCAGTCTCCTGATTCGCTGAAGGCGGAGATTCTTAATCTGGTGCGCGAGTACTACGCTACCGCATTCGGTTCGAGTCCCTTCATTCCAGGTGAGACCCCCATTCCCTATGCGGGCCGTGTGTTTGATGATGACGAACTTGCCTGTCTGGTGGAAGCGGGCTTGGATTTTTGGCTCACCTCTGGACGGTTCGCCGATCGATTCGAACACGACTTCGCGCGGTTTTGCGGGATTAGGTATGCGATGCTGGTGAATTCTGGGTCATCCGCAAACCTAGCGGCATTGTCATGTTTGACCTCTCCAAAGTTGGGCGAGCGTCAATTACGACCGGGTGATGAAGTGATCACCTTGGCCACGGGATTTCCGACGACCGTCAACCCAATCGTACAGAACCAACTCGTGCCTGTGTTCGTCGATGTTGATCTTGCAACCTATAACTTAGATGTGACCCAGCTCGAAGCGGCTTACACTGAGCGCACGCGTGCCATTATGGTGGCTCATACGCTCGGCAACCCTTTTGACTTGGATGCGGTAACGAGTATTGCGAAACGTCGGAATCTTTGGTTGATTGAGGATTGCTGTGATGCGGTCGGCGCGACGTACAAAGGCAAGACAGTTGGTACATTTGGTGACCTTTCAACAGTAAGTTTCTACCCTGCGCACCACATCACCATGGGTGAGGGGGGCTGCGTTCTAACCGACAACACCGTTTTGAAGACCCTTGTGGAATCGTTTCGAGATTGGGGTCGTGACTGTTGGTGCGATCCGGGCAAGGAGGATACCTGCCGAAAACGGTTCGGTTGGAAGATTGGCGATCTCCCCGAGGGCTATGACCACAAGTACACCTACACCCATATTGGCTATAACCTGAAACTTACTGACATGCAGGCGGCCGTGGGTGTCGCACAGCTACAGAAATTACCAGCGTTCATCGCGGCTCGCCGTCAGAACTTTGCCAACCTTTACGAAGGGCTTAAGGACCTTGAGGAGTTTTTTATTTTACCGAAGGCCACCGAGGGAAGTGAGCCGAGTTGGTTCGGTTTTC
Proteins encoded in this region:
- the rfbF gene encoding glucose-1-phosphate cytidylyltransferase, with translation MILCGGLGTRLHEESDVKPKPMVMIGNRPILWHIMKMYAAHGLTEFIVCLGYKGHVIKNYFMNYKTYSADFTVDLREPERIEYHNHPIEEDWRVTLVETGEHSQTGARIRRAGREYVKSDCFLVTYGDGLGNVNIDELLAFHRSHGKIGTVTGVRPPGRFGEMCAGNDNQVYEFNEKPQVSDGLINGGFLVFQREFLDRYLRDRDDEVLEQEPLKRLASDGQLMVYRHDGFWQPMDTYREVKILNELWASGKAPWSIWT
- a CDS encoding GDP-mannose 4,6-dehydratase, whose translation is MNSVGAWHRRRVLVTGCTGLLGSWLTRWLVDQQADVVGLVRDHAPQSNFYRLGLDREVRVVHGALEDHPLLERSLNEYEIEVVFHLGAQTIVGIANENPLSTFSANIQGTWNVLEAARRRKGICAVVVASSDKAYGAQAELPYREDAPLIGRHPYDASKSCADLIAQMYWHTYRLPVAITRCGNFYGGGDLNFNRIVPGTIRSLFDGQRPIVRSDGTLRRDYVYIKEAVSAYVLLAERLMEGEAGGEGYNFSHGQPLRVLELVDVITRVMGHTDLTPVVLNEATNEIPDQFLDASKAAADLGWTPRYRLEDGLQETVVWYKEFFKAQRDARTLDE
- a CDS encoding DUF4330 domain-containing protein, with amino-acid sequence MALIDDRGRLFGRINLIDIAAALVILLLIPLGYGAYQLFRTPPPEILTIEPGTLTQGSDLRVIMEGRYLQPFLRAVVGSLEAELLVVTPTRAEIKLPENLGPGSHDLILFDVAREVARHPAAVTIEAPLRGESLPLPLPPPTLMQMRVLGAFTGLDRERTAMPVRAETFGAEGEIGAGEILAVAPAEREAMELGGFPPLARSDGDTVRVVAVVRVWCELIGIDCRVGGTNVVPGESLGIVRGDDERARFEVMELYLPSTELQTEVTVMGAFVGLDDVQADRISGLGESSEVSSDSWSRVLSLGRLEPENIQLTGGVRAGTTGKNRIPALVSIHCAIVDQQCWLGSQVVGPGERLAIPTGEGIVWFEVTELYPAAMTDFPPPPPVLEIRVLGAFTGLDPADPATPERSETFGTEGEVGSGEIIAVAPVEREALDLAGVPSVARGDLDTVRVVALVRVRCALVDNDCRVGGALVAPGTALDIVRGNESFSFRVMELYRSPIELQAEVTVMGAFVGLDDARADRISGLDESSDAASDSWGRVLSLGRPEPENLELTGGVRAGITGKHRVRGLVAIRCAIVGHECWRGNKVVGPGERLALPTSEGIVWFDVTENYPAANDRLVELKVSGAFVGLEREQAQKLGTMTLSDQPNHPWGKILGVAPPVPETVELSEDSGVFSAGTTGKFKVEALVAVRCLVSGTECRLGSTLIGPEAMLSIPTSEGLLLFDATEIQPAETTLVDITVRSATDRTILSLLRNGLSMEQAEAQQGRQTPSGVTLFAVGEIEEETTLRTSYGAYSWEQPGVVVSVILRVPAHQTVSGWQYGLGSDTFVPLRAGEMFRYTRPSYVLAGVITSVEVASVDQGNTGR
- the rfbH gene encoding lipopolysaccharide biosynthesis protein RfbH → MSVSQPQSPDSLKAEILNLVREYYATAFGSSPFIPGETPIPYAGRVFDDDELACLVEAGLDFWLTSGRFADRFEHDFARFCGIRYAMLVNSGSSANLAALSCLTSPKLGERQLRPGDEVITLATGFPTTVNPIVQNQLVPVFVDVDLATYNLDVTQLEAAYTERTRAIMVAHTLGNPFDLDAVTSIAKRRNLWLIEDCCDAVGATYKGKTVGTFGDLSTVSFYPAHHITMGEGGCVLTDNTVLKTLVESFRDWGRDCWCDPGKEDTCRKRFGWKIGDLPEGYDHKYTYTHIGYNLKLTDMQAAVGVAQLQKLPAFIAARRQNFANLYEGLKDLEEFFILPKATEGSEPSWFGFPLAVRKGAPFTRREVTQHLEERRISTRLLFGGNLVRQPAYLNVPHRTVGKLPNADFVMENVFWIGVYPGLGRQAIEFILETFHQLKE